taattattctttaaaaatataaatttgaatatatacactttgtttagttatttaatcataaagaataatataaaaaggacttaataatattttcttaagtttataaaagaaatatttttcgcAAGAGGGTCACTATTATTTAATGGAGGGAGTAACACTACTGTATCGTTTATAGTCATACTGCAATTGTGTAAGTTTGTGTGACTAAATTCATATAGTAGTTATATACTCTGTTAATTAAGAGAAAAGATTCAAAAAAATTGTATGATTTCTTTTTAGAGGAACTCGGGTGGGTTGTAATTGAATCAAATATCGTCAAATAACTCATCCAGAACAAACGATAGTCGAGAAGGAAACTATTGATTGACAACAAGGTTCCATTTGTTGAGGCtcaataaaaaggctagaattgCATAATTATTGGAATGGATAATCAAAACTCACAATCCTTTGGCTCTCAGTCACATTTCTACGTATCATTTATCCAAGAAAGCCTTAAATCAAAAGACCGATTTTCCATTAAGTTAATCCATGGTCGTATAATCAAATCGGGCGTCCATTTAACTGCTTTCCTTATGAATAATCTCATCAATGGGTATGCGAAAACCGGGTTTTTATATGCTCGTAAAGTGTTTGATGTAATGCCTGTGAGAGATATTTCTTCTTGGAATACCCTTTTATCTGTGTATTCGAAACAAGGTGTAATTAATGAAGCCCGTTCAATATTTAATGAAATGCCTTGTAGGGATTCTGTTTCATGGACTACTATGATCGCTGGGTACAATTACGTTGGCCGTTTTCAGGTTGCAATTCGGATGTTTATTGAGATGGTTGGGGCTGGTGTTTTGCCGACACAGTACACGTTTACCAGTGTTCTTGCATCGTGTGCTGAAATTAGAGCGTTATACGAGGGTCGGAGAGTTCATTCTTTTGTTGTTAAGTTTGGGTGGAGTGGTTATGTTTCTGTCGCAAATTCTCTGTTGAATATGTATGCCAAGTCAGGGGATACGAATGCAGCTCGTATTGTTTTTGACAGGATAACAGTGAAGAACACCTCGAGCTGGAATACGTTGATCTCGTTGCATATGCAGACTGGTCAGGTGGATTTAGCATTGGCACAATTTGAGCAAATGAATGCGCGTGACATAGTTTCATGGAACTCAATGATTACGGGCTACAGTCAGCATGGGTTCGACATTCTAGCTCTTAATATGTTCTCTAAAATGCTTGAAGAATCTTCGTTGGAACCTGATAGATATACTTTAGCCAGTGTTTTATCAGCTTGTGCTAAGCTTGGGGAATTAAATGTAGGAAAACAAATCCATGCTCGTCTTATCAGAACTGAATTTGACATGTCAGGAGCAGTTGGGAATTCTTTGATTTGCATGTATTCCCGATGTGGCAGCTTAGACATTGCTCGAAAAATATTAGAAGATAATAGAAAGTCCAGTGTAAATGTAATTGCATTTACAGCTCTACTGGATGGGTACATAAAGCTTGGTGATATAAGTCCAGCAAGGAAGATTTTTGATTCATTGAAGGACCGTGATGTAGTTGTTTGGACAGCCATGATTGTCGGTTATGTTCAAAATGGCCTTAATGATGATGCGATGGAACTCTTTAGGTTAATGGTCAAAGAAGGGCCAGACCCCAATAATTATACTCTAGCAGCAATGTTAAGTGTCTGTTCAAGCATGGCATCCTTAAATCATGGTAAACAAATCCACTCGGCAGCCATTAAGGCAGGGGAAGCATTATCAGTTTCCGTTAGCAATGCCCTGATAACTATGTATGCCAAGGCTGGAAATATCTCCTGTGCAAGGAAAGTATTTGATATGATACACCTGAATAGAGACACAGTCTCTTGGACTTCAATGATCTTGGCTTTAGCTCAGCATGGACTTGGAAATGAAGCCTTACAATTGTATGAGAATATGCTTGCACTTGGAATGAAGCCTGATCATATAACGTATGTTGGTGTTCTTACTGCTTGCACACATGTAGGATTGGTTGCTCAAGGCCGTAGTTATTACACAATgatgaaagagatccatggaATTGAACCCACGTCAAGCCATTGTGCTTGCATGATTGACCTCTTTGGTCGTGCCGGGTTGCTAGAAGAAGCACAAGACTTCATTGAAAATATGCCAATCGAACCAGATGTGATTGCATGGGGTTCTCTTTTATCATCTTGTAGAGTTCACAAAAAGGTGGAGCTAGCAAAAGTTGCAGCTGACAGATTGCTTTCGATTGATCCTGAAAATAGCGGGGCCTACTCAGCACTTGCTAACGTGTATTCCGCTTGTGGGAAATGGGATGAAGCTGCTAAGATCAGAAAATCGATGAGGCATAAACAGGTCAAGAAAGAACAAGGATTTAGCTGGATCCAAATAAAAAACATAGTCCATGTCTTTGGGGTAGAAGATGGGCTTCATCCGCAGAGAGATGCTATTTACAATACAATGGAAAAAATCTGGAAAGATATCAAAAAGATGGGATTCATTCCAGACACCGAGTCAGTGCTGCATGAtcttgattatgaggtgaaaGAGCAGATTCTTAGACATCATAGTGAGAAGCTTGCAATTGCATTTGGGTTGATAAATACCCCGGAGAGCACTACTTTAAGGATCATGAAGAACCTTCGCGTTTGTAATGACTGTCACTCGGCAATCAAATTTATCTCCAAGCTTGTAGGGAGAGAAATCATTGTGAGGGATGCCACTCGTTTTCACCATTTCAAAGGAGGTTCCTGCTCGTGTAGTGACTATTGGTAGGTCGTGAACCAAATTTTATCTGAAAATTCCACATCAGAGCTGCtggagaaaattaagaaaaaatctGTGATGCTAGATGTTACTAAAAAACATCGGGAATCTGGGTTGGGGAAACCCATACATAAAGGTAAACATTACTATGAAGTTTTCCTTCACTTAAGGTGATGCTGTATAGCATTGTCATCCTGTAAGCCGCCCCTCGGAGGGGCTTTGTGGTATACACCGTGtttgttgtattgttgttgtggcATCCATAGAGTCTTCTCAGGAGTGGGAAAGTCATCAAGTAATAGAAATGGATTGTTTGAAGATGTTCCAATTGAAGAATTCAGTTTTAAAAGAATATCCTTCGATGGAATACAGGTGTCCTCCATATTATCTACACTTTCGTAGAGGTTAGGCAAACACCCACTCATTCCTTCCTTCTTGAGGAGCCTAATGACAGTACTTACCGGCAATGAGAGAATGTGAAGGAGGAAATCCACACAATTCTTATCAGTCTCTGCAAATAGGACTTGTTTAGACTTGGTGTCAATCAAAAGCTTCAAACTCAGTTTGGAATCAGAAGTCTTCACTTTGGTTGGCTCTACTGCTGCAAGTCTTGTCCTTATTGAGGTTTTTATTTGGTATTCTTGAAGCATCTAAGCTTAATTAAATAGTTGTAGCTTCTTTACTACCTTCATGTTTTTCACTCAGTAGTCTAATAGTCATCAAACATTTGATGTGGCCGTGTTACTACGCTAATCAAGATTCTTCATTTAAATGTTGGCAACAAAACATTCAATGAAAGGTCAGATTTCTTTCAATGTAGTGGCACACTTTAtctaaatactccctccatttatgTTTACTTGTCCAGTACTCCCTCCCTTCTATATTAGTTGTGCACCTTACGATAAATATTTGTCCTCCTTCAATTAATATTTATTGAAAGCCTAAACAAGTTTATACTATGTTCCAAAAAGTTTCTTTTTGAAAGTAGTGGATAAAAGATGTATATATTGGCAACCAAAACAAAGATGACTTTGCTATTTGGGATCTTGTCACAGATGGACTCTTCTATACAAGGACAACTTTACAAGTATCTCACTAAATAAACATAGAGACAGACAATTTTGGTAGCAACTAGCAAGGTATGGCACAACAAAATTCCTTCAACTTCTCCTTCCTGTCTTAGAGATTTTATTAGGGAAAAATGTTGCCTTTTCATAAGGTACTAGTTTTGCTATCAACTCGAACACTGAGTGCGTATGCTGTCATTAAGCAGAAAAAGAATCCATTCATCATGTTTTTTGGGGACACTGATGTAGCTACTAAAGTTTGGAAATTCATTGGTGCACCCTTAGGGATCAATGGTAGCAGTAACACTGTTAATTCTAGGCAAAAAGAGTGTTGGAGCATTAAATCTGTCAATTTATATGGTCTTACAAGTCATACCTGTAGTCATTTGTGggaaaattaagaaataaagGTCTGCTAGTAAGTATGACGATCAAAAGAGGATATGCACAGAAGCAGGAAgcattaaaataattgaaaactcCATGCCTTTTTCGTTCTTTTACAGTTACACTAGTATTTGTACCCGCGCGATGCGCGATCAGTATTAAAAAGAAATCATTGGAAATTATACATGACTTTCAAAGGAGCACTTATCTAAAAAGAAATCATTAGAAATTATTCATGGCTTTCAAATGAGCACCTATCCTCTATAAGTGTAAatccaagaaaataataaatgtatTTTAATTCTCGTGATAGGCAAAAGTTATTAGaacattaaaatgaaaatttcaatTAAGATTGATAATTCTTAGAATAGGATAATATGATTGACATATAGTATGCTTCGAAAAATCCGGCATATAAAAGAGTTGTGAATAACAACAGGGCAAATAACTTTAGCTTTGAAAGGATAATTAAAAAGACATTTTATGGCAGAAAGCACATTATTTTTCATGTACTAACTTTTTACTTTGTAGTCAGTTGACTAAACATATCAGTTGCGACGCTACTTCTTAGCAGCTTTGTCATAGAAATTGCTTATTTTACAAccttatttttgaactaaaatagCTTAGATGTTTTAGCTATCTGAATTGAATTATATAGGGNNNNNNNNNNNNNNNNNNNNNNNNNNNNNNNNNNNNNNNNNNNNNNNNNNNNNNNNNNNNNNNNNNNNNNNNNNNNNNNNNNNNNNNNNNNNNNNNNNNNNNNNNNNNNNNNNNNNNNNNNNNNNNNNNNNNNNNNNNNNNNNNNNNNNNNNNNNNNNNNNNNNNNNNNNNNNNNNNNNNNNNNNNNNNNNNNNNNNNNNNNNNNNNNNNNNNNNNNNNNNNNNNNNNNNNNNNNNNNNNNNNNNNNNNNNNNNNNNNNNNNNNNNNNNNNNNNNNNNNNNNNNNNNNNNNNNNNNNNNNNNNNNNNNNNNNNNNNNNNNNNNNNNNNNNNNNNNNNNNNNNNNNNNNNNNNNNNNNNNNNNNNNNNNNNNNNNNNNNNNNNNNNNNNNNNNNNNNNNNNNNNNNNNNNNNNNNNNNNNNNNNNNNNNNNNNNNNNNNNNNNNNNNNNNNNNNNNNNNNNNNNNNNNNNNNNNNNNNNNNNNNNNNNNNNNNNNNNNNNNNNNNNNNNNNNNNNNNNNNNNNNNNNNNNNNNNNNNNNNNNNNNNNNNNNNNNNNNNNNNNNNNNNNNNNNNNNNNNNNNNNNNNNNNNNNNNNNNNNNNNNNNNNNNNNNNNNNNNNNNNNNNNNNNNNNNNNNNNNNNNNNNNNNNNNNNNNNNNNNNNNNNNNNNNNNNNNNNNNNNNNNNNNNNNNNNNNNNNNNNNNNNNNNNNNNNNNNNNNNNNNNNNNNNNNNNNNNNNNNNNNNNNNNNNNNNNNNNNNNNNNNNNNNNNNNNNNNNNNNNNNNNNNNNNNNNNNNNNNNNNNNNNNNNNNNNNNNNNNNNNNNNNNNNNNNNNNNNNNNNNNNNNNNNNNNNNNNNNNNNNNNNNNNNNNNNNNNNNNNNNNNNNNNNNNNNNNNNNNNNNNNNNNNNNNNNNNNNNNNNNNNNNNNNNNNNNNNNNNNNNNNNNNNNNNNNNNNNNNNNNNNNNNNNNNNNNNNNNNNNNNNNNNNNNNNNNNNNNNNNNNNNNNNNNNNNNNNNNNNNNNNNNNNNNNNNNNNNNNNNNNNNNNNNNNNNNNNNNNNNNNNNNNNNNNNNNNNNNNNNNNNNNNNNNNNNNNNNNNNNNNNNNNNNNNNNNNNNNNNNNNNNNNNNNNNNNNNNNNNNNNNNNNNNNNNNNNNNNNNNNNNNNNNNNNNNNNNNNNNNNNNNNNNNNNNNNNNNNNNNNNNNNNNNNNNNNNNNNNNNNNNNNNNNNNNNNNNNNNNNNNNNNNNNNNNNNNNNNNNNNNNNNNNNNNNNNNNNNNNNNNNNNNNNNNNNNNNNNNNNNNNNNNNNNNNNNNNNNNNNNNNNNNNNNNNNNNNNNNNNNNNNNNNNNNNNNNNNNNNNNNNNNNNNNNNNNNNNNNNNNNNNNNNNNNNNNNNNNNNNNNNNNNNNNNNNNNNNNNNNNNNNNNNNNNNNNNNNNNNNNNNNNNNNNNNNNNNNNNNNNNNNNNNNNNNNNNNNNNNNNNNNNNNNNNNNNNNNNNNNNNNNNNNNNNNNNNNNNNNNNNNNNNNNNNNNNNNNNNNNNNNNNNNNNNNNNNNNNNNNNNNNNNNNNNNNNNNNNNNNNNNNNNNNNNNNNNNNNNNNNNNNNNNNNNNNNNNNNNNNNNNNNNNNNNNNNNNNNNNNNNNNNNNNNNNNNNNNNNNNNNNNNNNNNNNNNNNNNNNNNNNNNNNNNNNNNNNNNNNNNNNNNNNNNNNNNNNNNNNNNNNNNNNNNNNNNNNNNNNNNNNNNNNNNNNNNNNNNNNNNNNNNNNNNNNNNNNNNNNNNNNNNNNNNNNNNNNNNNNNNNNNNNNNNNNNNNNNNNNNNNNNNNNNNNNNNNNNNNNNNNNNNNNNNNNNNNNNNNNNNNNNNNNNNNNNNNNNNNNNNNNNNNNNNNNNNNNNNNNNNNNNNNNNNNNNNNNNNNNNNNNNNNNNNNNNNNNNNNNNNNNNNNNNNNNNNNNNNNNNNNNNNNNNNNNNNNNNNNNNNNNNNNNNNNNNNNNNNNNNNNNNNNNNNNNNNNNNNNNNNNNNNNNNNNNNNNNNNNNNNNNNNNNNNNNNNNNNNNNNNNNNNNNNNNNNNNNNNNNNNNNNNNNNNNNNNNNNNNNNNNNNNNNNNNNNNNNNNNNNNNNNNNNNNNNNNNNNNNNNNNNNNNNNNNNNNNNNNNNNNNNNNNNNNNNNNNNNNNNNNNNNNNNNNNNNNNNNNNNNNNNNNNNNNNNNNNNNNNNNNNNNNNNNNNNNNNNNNNNNNNNNNNNNNNNNNNNNNNNNNNNNNNNNNNNNNNNNNNNNNNNNNNNNNNNNNNNNNNNNNNNNNNNNNNNNNNNNNNNNNNNNNNNNNNNNNNNNNNNNNNNNNNNNNNNNNNNNNNNNNNNNNNNNNNNNNNNNNNNNNNNNNNNNNNNNNNNNNNNNNNNNNNNNNNNNNNNNNNNNNNNNNNNNNNNNNNNNNNNNNNNNNNNNNNNNNNNNNNNNNNNNNNNNNNNNNNNNNNNNNNNNNNNNNNNNNNNNNNNNNNNNNNNNNNNNNNNNNNNNNNNNNNNNNNNNNNNNNNNNNNNNNNNNNNNNNNNNNNNNNNNNNNNNNNNNNNNNNNNNNNNNNNNNNNNNNNNNNNNNNNNNNNNNNNNNNNNNNNNNNNNNNNNNNNNNNNNNNNNNNNNNNNNNNNNNNNNNNNNNNNNNNNNNNNNNNNNNNNNNNNNNNNNNNNNNNNNNNNNNNNNNNNNNNNNNNNNNNNNNNNNNNNNNNNNNNNNNNNNNNNNNNNNNNNNNNNNNNNNNNNNNNNNNNNNNNNNNNNNNNNNNNNNNNNNNNNNNNNNNNNNNNNNNNNNNNNNNNNNNNNNNNNNNNNNNNNNNNNNNNNNNNNNNNNNNNNNNNNNNNNNNNNNNNNNNNNNNNNNNNNNNNNNNNNNNNNNNNNNNNNNNNNNNNNNNNNNNNNNNNNNNNNNNNNNNNNNNNNNNNNNNNNNNNNNNNNNNNNNNNNNNNNNNNNNNNNNNNNNNNNNNNNNNNNNNNNNNNNNNTTTAGTACTTAAAGCGCTTATTTttaaatcaaaacaacaaaactATGCCATACATCATAAGCACATCCCAACAGACTCTTAATCTCCATCCAATTTAAGATAGGAAACAATTTTGGTGTGATCATATCTTATCATGTACAACCTTAGTTGAAGCTCTTCTTTTGAAGCCAATGTATCTAATAAAATTAATGCAAGTGCATTTCATCCATCCGAAATCATCTTCCTTTTACTTTTGAAGTTTCAAATACAtggcacatacgtgtgcctacATGGGTGTTATGTCACGTATGTGCCAgataggcactaaggttgtcaaaaatgtgattttaattagtccatgGGGGTAATAGGACCAGCTTAAAGTTTGGGTGTGTCTCAATTttttcgtgtatagttcaaggtggaaaCAGAGCATTATCTCTATAGAATTTACATTAATTAACATAGACTTATATCAACTAACACAATGACAAAGTAAATTACACTAACTAACAAAATGaccaagaaaaaagataaatatcgATACTAACACAATGACAAAGTAAATTATAAATGAGTTCCAATTTTACGCTATTAAGAAGAAGCTTTGATTTTTCACGAACTACCAAAAAAGAATTCCTTCATATATTTTACAATAATCTGAGAAATGATACAATGgcttaaaaatagtgaaatataagaaatatttacattataaaatgaaaaagaaaaaacaggaTTAAAACGAATAACAGGAATAATTTTATTGAAGTCTTTTAAAGCTTTTTCAATGAGCTTATGGTTCATCCATTGTAACTTATTTCTCCGCTGACATTTTCTTCCTTCATATCCTATTGATTTTTTGGTATCTCTCCATTTTCTTGAATTCCAATTACCTACTTTCCAGAAAATTTCCAAGGGAAATTATAGTACTTTAGAATTTTAGATGAACACTTGATTGCAATCAAAAATGCTATTGAAGATTACTTGAGCTTTTTGTACTGAAGGTAATCCAAGCTATATTTTTTATTGAACTGACTTTAATGCTGAGCAAGACTGTGCTAATTCAAGTCCTGCTAGGGCTGTCAAAAGGGGCCTTCCATCACCAACTTGTTCATTTGTTACTAACTTATACCTTTAACTGAACAACATATGAATGGCTTCTTGAAGAACTTACACTCGGCATGGTAATTAAATTAGCATCATTTAACTTTCTCTGATGTGAACTACTACTTCCTGCATTAGAAAAAAGGACacataaaagttaaaatttacttaaaaaataGTATACACTCTCATAGTAGTAGAAGATAAAAGACCGCTGAAATCAACTTATACACATGCACACAAAATTATCCATAACTAATAGAATTAAGAAAATATAGTAAGCCAATGGACTCATGATAACTCACACGACAGAATATTAGCAATATTTATTCATCgttgaattttctttttaaatatatatagtagatgtcgaaCCTCCTTCTGCTAGTTCATGTATAAAGTTACTCAAATTTTAAACTCACTTAGTGATAATAGTGGCTCTCCCAATTACAGTCACTTTTCAACCTTTCACAAATGCcacaacaaatataaaaatattcacAGGCATCAAATGTAGAATATACAACATACAATGATAAGTGAGAAAACTATAGATCATTATTTAAGCAATATGGACATGAATCACACTTATCTCATTCTTACTTTTCTCATACATTGATTCACTAATCTTATATCAATTTTAAGATGCCAATACACATTTGTAATAAAATTACTTACCTTTTCCAAACACATAGCTTTAATGGTCGCTATCATGACAAAAGACAGACTGCATACAACAAATGTGTCACAGCTTTGCCATCCTCCACTTGTTTTGAAAATGAAAACAGAAGGCAATGCCTCTTTTGGATTACCACTAATTATTCAAACGTCTCTTCCTTTCAGTTGCACATTAGCAACATACACTGAACCAAGTGGTAATAGAAGCtcatataccttttttttttaaaaaaagaaagttaatAAAGAGAAATTACCACTTttatctgaaaaaataaaaaggcaaaCAATTTGTACTAGCAAGGCGGGCAAGAACTATTAAACATGTCCATTACCAAGAAATAATAGTGACTACATCAAGTGTCCATCACATTCCGAacgaaagaaaaaacataaagttCAAATCGCCAAGAGAATTACCCTGATCTCAGGTATCAACAATAATGTTTCCTTCGTGACGTACATCATAATTACCTATTAATCCTATTGCTTTGCATCTTCTAATTTTCTAATATCTTCtgcactaattttttttttactacatAGTTTAAATTTgactattctcaaatcatatccAGCAGAATATATTGAAAATTGTACCCTTGGTGAGGTCTAGATCGAAACTTCCATATATATTACCTTTGTTGGCAAAATTAAATGCTAGAGCTATTATcaagtgagaaaatatttcaaacatgtgATTAGTTTTGCGCCAGACTTGTGATTTGTAACTAAAATTCAAGTTAATCATTTAACGTTGTCACATTCTCAGATGATCAAACAAAGtacaaataaattcaaattaaaagttCAAGTACATAAAACTGCACAATAGAAATTAAACAACCCATAAATCTTAGATGAAGACCATGTATAATTTTATGCAATCATGTCATATTTGATTGGTCGCCTACTCGAAAAATCCTTGAAACACACTACACTGTTGCAAAAAGAGATAAACTAGAAGacgaataataaatttttttatccaTGAAGAAGGGCTTTGAAAATATGGACATAACACAACTGAAAAGTGATTATACAACAATTGAGATCACAGATCGAAAATTGTGAACTTACACAACCTTGTGATGTCAATTTTTCGTAGATGTATTGAATTTTGATGATACCGAGAAAGAAACCTCAATTTCCGTACTCAAAATATAATGTAAATTAATATAAACTCATCGACAACCGCCAAGTGAAGCAAGAGAGTATTTGCAAGCCTGCGGAAAATATGTTCTGAAAAGGGATGTTTGAAAAGGGTTATTTGTGTTATCCCAATAAGTTTGCATATGAATCTTTTTTCTTGATGAAGGGAAGGTTCAATAAAGAGCTAAGATAAAATCTTTATAAAAGTCAAACAATCATCATTCG
The Capsicum annuum cultivar UCD-10X-F1 chromosome 6, UCD10Xv1.1, whole genome shotgun sequence DNA segment above includes these coding regions:
- the LOC107867957 gene encoding pentatricopeptide repeat-containing protein At2g22070 codes for the protein MDNQNSQSFGSQSHFYVSFIQESLKSKDRFSIKLIHGRIIKSGVHLTAFLMNNLINGYAKTGFLYARKVFDVMPVRDISSWNTLLSVYSKQGVINEARSIFNEMPCRDSVSWTTMIAGYNYVGRFQVAIRMFIEMVGAGVLPTQYTFTSVLASCAEIRALYEGRRVHSFVVKFGWSGYVSVANSLLNMYAKSGDTNAARIVFDRITVKNTSSWNTLISLHMQTGQVDLALAQFEQMNARDIVSWNSMITGYSQHGFDILALNMFSKMLEESSLEPDRYTLASVLSACAKLGELNVGKQIHARLIRTEFDMSGAVGNSLICMYSRCGSLDIARKILEDNRKSSVNVIAFTALLDGYIKLGDISPARKIFDSLKDRDVVVWTAMIVGYVQNGLNDDAMELFRLMVKEGPDPNNYTLAAMLSVCSSMASLNHGKQIHSAAIKAGEALSVSVSNALITMYAKAGNISCARKVFDMIHLNRDTVSWTSMILALAQHGLGNEALQLYENMLALGMKPDHITYVGVLTACTHVGLVAQGRSYYTMMKEIHGIEPTSSHCACMIDLFGRAGLLEEAQDFIENMPIEPDVIAWGSLLSSCRVHKKVELAKVAADRLLSIDPENSGAYSALANVYSACGKWDEAAKIRKSMRHKQVKKEQGFSWIQIKNIVHVFGVEDGLHPQRDAIYNTMEKIWKDIKKMGFIPDTESVLHDLDYEVKEQILRHHSEKLAIAFGLINTPESTTLRIMKNLRVCNDCHSAIKFISKLVGREIIVRDATRFHHFKGGSCSCSDYW